Proteins encoded together in one Epinephelus moara isolate mb chromosome 2, YSFRI_EMoa_1.0, whole genome shotgun sequence window:
- the kctd14 gene encoding BTB/POZ domain-containing protein KCTD14, with the protein MSLPDYKSSEKQSSAAITHSPVVQLNVGGHLFTTSLSTLRKHPESKLAELFSKHPKLGTDAQGRYFIDRNGSNFGAILEFLRSDWLPTENIQEVHREAVYYNIKPLIKHLEETPQLFGELVGRQQFLSRVPHYKENIEVLIRIARAEAIAARHSTIMICVLRTEEDLGFYDNAISSLEADKESVVTFGPWKAILSVQDLLDCVKMDIESQGYRVDIQPHIVEKSFLSRSYDYFHKLIFTWW; encoded by the exons ATGAGTTTGCCGGACTACAAATCATCTGAAAAACAGTCTTCAGCCGCCATCACA CACTCTCCTGTTGTGCAGCTGAATGTTGGGGGTCATCTGTTCACCACTTCTCTGAGCACACTCAGGAAACACCCTGAGTCCAAGCTAGCTGAGCTGTTCAGCAAACATCCCAAACTAGGCACAGATGCACAGGGACGCTACTTCATCGACCGCAATGGGTCCAACTTTGGAGCCATCCTAGAGTTCCTGAGATCAGACTGGCTGCCCACAGAGAACATCCAGGAG GTTCACAGGGAGGCCGTGTACTACAACATCAAACCACTGATCAAACATTTGGAGGAAACTCCTCAGCTGTTTGGAGAGCTGGTGGGGAGGCAGCAGTTCCTCTCCAGAGTCCCTCACTACAAAGAAAACATTGAG GTGCTGATTCGTATTGCCAGAGCCGAGGCTATAGCCGCCCGCCACTCCACCATCATGATCTGCGTACTGCGGACAGAGGAGGATTTGGGTTTCTATGACAATGCCATCAGCAGCCTGGAGGCGGATAAGGAGTCAGTGGTGACGTTCGGACCGTGGAAGGCCATCCTGTCTGTCCAAGACCTGCTGGACTGTGTAAAGATGGACATCGAGAGTCAGGGCTACAGGGTGGACATCCAGCCGCACATCGTAGAAAAGAGCTTCTTGTCCAGGAGCTATGACTACTTCCACAAACTCATATTCACCTGGTGGTGA